AAACGAAAAAGCAGATTCAATCGCTTCAATTCACGCTTCAATCGATCATGGCGTTACCACAATTGATACCGCTCCTTTTTACGGATTTGGTTTAAGCGAAGAAATGATCGGCGAAGCTTTAAAATCACAAAATAGATCAAAAGTTCAATTGTTAACCAAATTTGGTTTGGTTTGGGACGGAAGCAATAACCAAAAAGGAGAATTCTTTTTTGATGCCGAAGACAACGGAAAGAAAATCCCGGTTTACAAATACGCTTCAAAAGCAAATATTATCAAAGAAGTCGAAGACAGTTTAAAACGTCTTCAAACAGATTATATCGACTTATTACAAATTCACTGGCCAGACTCCACTACTCCAATTCAGGAAACTATGGAAGCTTTGGAAACCCTTATTCAACAAGGAAAAATCAGAGCAGCCGGAGTTAGTAACTACAATGCAGAACAAATTAAAGAAGCACAAAAAACAATTCAGTTAGCCTCAAATCAGGTTCCTTTTAGTATGTTGAATCAAGCGATTCAAACAGATTTAGTTCCGCTTACGATTCAGGAAAATATCGGAATTATAGCTTACAGTCCGATGGAAAGAGGTTTGTTAACCGGAAAATATTTTACAGACAGCAAATTAAAAGAAAACGATCATAGAAATGGCTATTTCGGTCAATTTGACCTTCAAAAAGTAAAAACTTTAGTCGAAGAATTAAGTTCATTAGCAAACGCAAAACATATTTCAATCTCGCAATTAGTTTTACGCTGGACCACTTTACAAAAAGGAATTACAATAGTTTTAGCCGGAGCAAGAAATGCTGAACAAGCAATTTCAAACGCAAAAACAATGAATTTCGATTTATCAGTTTCAGAACTTGATTTTATTAATCAGGCTATTTCAAAATTAAAATAATATTCTAAACACATAGAAACATAAATTTTAGGAACCTTAATAAAGCGTTTCACTTGTTTAAACACACATAGCTATGTGTTAAGAAACTAGTTTCTTTTTATCTCCTTTTTCAGGCATAAAATCTATGCTTCTATGTGTTTCAAAAAAAAATCTCAAAAAATTAAATAATAAGAATTTGGGTGTGTCCCTCCGGGTCGGGCTTTCGGCTATATCTTTTTTTTCGTTCCTCAAAAAAAGGATACCGCCTCAATCCCTCACACATCAAAAATTCATCAGAACATTAAAAGTAAAATGAAGAAAATATTTATCATCAACGGCAGTCAAAATTTCGCGCATTCAGGCGGACAATTCAACCAAACCATTACCGATTGGACAATAGAATACTTAACAAACAGCAAGCAATTCGAAATTAAAACAACCGACATAAAACACGAAATTGACTTGAATCAGGAAGTCGAAAAATTTGTTTGGGCTGATTTAGTCGTTTATCACACACCAGTTTGGTGGTTTCAATTACCAAATGGTTTCAAAAAATATATCGACGACGTTTTTACTGCGGGACATCAAAAAGGAATCTACAGAAGCGACGGAAGAACCAGAACAAATCCGGATATTAATTACGGAACCGGAGGACTTTTACACGGACGTAAGTACATGTTAACCACAAGTTGGAATGCACCTGCAACTGCTTTTACACTTCCGGGAGAATTCTTCGAAGAAACATCTGTAGATGATGGAGTTATGTTTGGTTTCCATAAAATGAATAAATTTGTAGGTATGGAAAAATTAGATGGATTCCATTTTCATGATGTTGAAAAAGGTGCCACAGCAGAAAATATTGGTATCTTTAAAAAAGAATACACCAAACATTTAGAACAAATCTTTAAAACCTTATAATTATGATTTCAGTTACAGCAATTTTAAAAAGCAAAAAAGAAAACATAGAACAAGTAAAAAATATGCTAAACCACTTGGTTAACGAAACCAGAAAAGAAGCAGCTTGCGTTCGTTACGATCTTCATAATGCCGAAAATGTTTTCATTATTTGGGAAGAATGGAAAGATCAGTCAGGTTTTGACATACATAATAATCAACCGTATTTGCTTGATTTCATTGCCAAAAGCGAAACTTTAGTTGCTGCACCAATTCAGGTTCACAAAACAATACAAATCTTGTAAAAACAAGTTAATTATAAAAAACCATGAAAGCACTTTTTACAAACACATACGAATCTGATTTTGTAACTACAGAAACAGAAAAACCAAGTCCTAAAAAAGGGGAAGTTTTAGTAAAAATACACGCAAGTGGCGTTAACCCGATCGACAATAAAATCCGAATTGGAGTTTCACCTTATGCATCTCCGGTTTTACCGGCTATTTTAGGAACTGATCTTGCCGGCGTTATCGAAGAAATTGGCGAAAGCGTGACTGAATTTAAAGTTGGCGACGAAGTTTACGGACTTGCCGGAGGTGTTCTTGGTCTTCAAGGAACTTTAGCCGAATATACAGCTGTTGATGCTGATTTATTAGCTCTAAAACCAAAAAACCTAACCATGAAAGAAGCTGCTGCAATTCCGCTAGTATTACTTACCGCTTGGGAAGGTTTGATTGACAGAGCCAAAGTAAAAAAAGGAGATAAAGTTCTTGTTCATGCAGGAGCCGGTGGTGTCGGCCATATGGTTGTTCAACTTGCTAAAAATCTTGGTGCCGAGGTTTATGCAACAGTTTCTTCTCAAAAAGCAGACATTGTAAAAGCATTTGGAGCAACTCCAATCGATTATAGAACCGAAACCGTTGAAGATTATGTCAACAAATATACTGATGGTAAAGGATTTGATATTATTTATGATACTGTTGGAGGTCAATCTTTTGACGATTCATTAAAAGCAATCCGTCATTACGGGCAAATTAGCAGTTGCTACGCCTTCGGGACACATACTTTAGCAACAAGTTCACTTCGTTCTGCCAGTATTCATGGTATTTTTGTTTTGCACCCAATGATTAGTGGTGAAGGAAGAAAACATCATGGTGATATCCTTAAAGAAACTACAAAACTAATTGAAGAAGGAAAACTAAAACCCATTTTAGATCCTAGAAAATTCACTTTAGAAAATGCTCTGGAAGCGCATAAAGCCGTAAACGATGGTTCTTCTGTTGGAAAAATTGTTATTGATATTGTTTAAGTTTTATTTGCCACCAATTCACGAATTGTTTTATTATTAAATCAAAAAATAAATGCTTCCAAATTAGAACAATTACTCTCCAATCTGATTTTCTTATCAAACATTAAATCAAAATTTTATATACAAAAAGAGACTGTATCTTTAATAGACACAGTCTCTTTTCTACAAACTTAAAAAACTACTCCTTTATTATTTTCTGAACATAAGTCTTCTTAGTCGAAGAAGTCACATTAAGAAAATAGACACCTTTTGCTTTTCCTGATAAATTAATAGCTTTATCACTATCATTTCCTCCTGAGAAAGTCTCGGTATAAATCAATTTTCCTTCTACACTATGAACCGTAACCGTATAATCATCTGTAGAAGATGGTGTATTCAAATAGAACACATTACTGGATGGATTTGGATACACTTTAACTCCCGCTAAATTATTTAATCCTTTTTTAGGTTTTGCTACCGCTAAATTTGGTCCATTGTCAATTTTTAAATTATCAAACCAAATTCTGGTTCCATATCCCGAAGTGTTTTTTATTTTAAGCAAAACATTTTTCTGATTTTTTACAATACTTAAATCAATTTTTTCTGCTCTCCAATCAGAATCTTTGGTCGGAATCCAATCGTTAGTTTCATTCGCTCCTGTTGTTGCCGGATCATCCTGAATTGCCGGCGAAACGGTTTGTAACTGTATTTGATTTTTAGAATACACATTTGTCCAGGTAACACCACAATCTGATGACACCTCTATGTCTATATGATCTGGAGCCGGAGTTGGATCAAGTGCATTTAAATACTGTGTATAAGCAAGATCAAAATATAAAAACGGAGTTGTTGAAGTAGAAAAATCCATTGCTTTCAAAATCAGTTCATCTATCTTACCGGTAGGATTATCAGCATTATTAATAACCAGACAAGACAAATCACCTTTACCGGCATCAGAGCGTTTTTCCCATGTTATAGCATCTTTGTCAAGATTAATAATCTCCCAATCCTGAATAGGAAAACTTGCTTCGAAATTTTCTAAAAACGGAACACTATTTTTACCTTTTACAACAACGACACCAGTTTTTGACATAACTGATCCTGTTCCGTAAGCATTAGAAGCGGTTAAAGTCACATTATAAGTTCCCGGGCTATCATAAATCACTGTAGGCGTTTTGCTAGTAGAGTTCGCAGGTGTACCGCCCGGAAATGACCATGACCATGAAGTAGGTTCTCCGGTTGAATTATCTTTAAATGAAATTGGCAAATCACTGCACAATCTTTCATTTTCTACTACAAATTCTGAAAATGGCGTTGCTTTACTATCAAAAGTAAATTTCAAATTATCAATCCATATTCGTGAACCATATCCGGAAGTATTTTTAAACTTAAATAAAACATTCGATTGTCCTTTATACTTTGACAATATCACTCTTTCGGTTCTCCAATGTGAATCTGAAGTTGGAATCCAATTATTTGGATCTGTACTTACAAATGTTTCCAATTCAGTGTGTGTTTTTAAATAAACACTTTCCCATGTAAGGCCACAATCTTTTGAAGCCAGAATTTCAAGAACGTCAGGACTTGCGGCATCAAATTTGGCATAAGCAACATCAAACGAAAAATCGGTTATACCAACAGATAAATCAGCAGGTTTTAGAATAATTTCGTCTGTTTCACCAACTTTAGCGTTATCTGCATTATTCATTACCATACATGACGAAGAATTGTGCCCAACGCCAACTCGTTTTTCCCATGTTAATTTGTTGTCCGGATTAATAATTTCCCATTCTGCAGGAGGAAAAGAATTTTCAAAACCCTCTGTGTAAGATACTTTGTCAGGATTTACAACTGTTATAAAATTACTTTTAGCAAGCGTCGTTCCTGTTCCGTTTGCATTTGTAGTAGAAAGTGTTACTGCATAAGAACCAGGTGTGTTATAAGTTACTATCGGATTTTTTATTGTAGAACTAGCCGGCGTACCTCCCGGAAAAGACCAGCTCCAAGAAGTAGGATTTCCTGTCGAAACATCTAAAAAAGGAACCGTAATACTGCTGCATCGGGTACCTCTAACTGCAGACGCAAAATCAGAAACCGGAGTAGCAGCCTGATTAATAGCAACATTTACATTATCAATCCAAATTCTTGTTCCGTATCCCGATACATTTGCAAACCTAATAGAAACATTGCTGTTTCCCTGATAAGCACTAAGATCTACTACTTCTTTTCTCCAGTTAGCATCTGTAACCGGTACCCAATTATTTGCCAACGCTGTAGGTACCTCTGTAGTTTGTAAAACGGTATGTGTTTTTGAGTAAACATCATTCCAGGTAAGTCCGCAATCAGTAGAAACCTGCACTTTTAAAACATCGGGGCTTGCATCGTCAAATTTGGTGTAAGCAACATCAAAAAACAACTGACTATTTTGTCCAGCCGTAAAATCAAGATAAGGCAATCTGATATAATCCAATGAACCTACTACCGCATTATCAGCATTGTTCATAATCATACACGAAGTATCATTGTGGCCCACATTTTTTCGTTTTTCCCATGTCAATCCATTGTCAGGATTTGTAACTTCCCATCCCGCAGGAGGAAAAGAACCTCTAAAGTTTTCAACTAAATTTATCGCCGATTTTTGATCGACATCAATGTAATTCAGTACTTGTTTTATATTCGTTCCAAGAGAGTTCGTTACCTCCAATGTTACTTTGTATTTTCCGGATGCGTTATAAGCAACAACCGGATTTAACGCTGTGGAAGTTGCCGGAGTACCACCTTCAAAAGTCCAGACTCTCGAAGTTGGCAATCCTAAAGAAAGATCTTTGAAAGCGATTGTTTTTCCAGAACAAATGGCAGTTGTATTACTGCTAAAATCAGCAACCGGAGCGGCCTCGATTACTCCAACTGAACTAAGATTGCTTTGCTGCCATAATACCCCTCTTGGATATTTAGCAACAGTCATATCATCTAGCCAATATGTCATTGCATTTGTCTGATCTTTGGTATACATATTCTGGCAATCTGTATTATAATCCATGTGATTTTCAGCATTTGCATAAACCCCACAGCTATTCAAAACATTTCTTGCACAGCCTTCGGCAACCTTAGTTGGCGGAGTATCAGCCATTCCATCATTTACAGGATCACAATCATCCTGAAAAGTGTGTTTTAAACCAAAATAATGACCAAACTCATGTGTCATTACTTTTGCAAAAGTAGCGCTTGCATTTGAGCCACATGTACTGCCAATATACCTGTGATTGAATGCAACACGCGGAATAGCATCCTGAATTGGCAAAAATGCATGTCCTGAACCAACAGATCCCTGCCCAGTATTTGGCTCATCAACAACCACAACATCCAAATAATATCGATTGTTTTTGCCATACCATATATAATCAAAAATTTTAGCATCATAACCATCAACTATATGAGCTTCCGGATGCCAGTCTAAACCGGGAATTTCTAAAGGATTTCCGTCCGGATCAACAGTAGCCAAAACAAACTGAATGTTCAATTTACTTTTAACAGCATCAAAACGAGGGTCAGTCGTTGCATACTCTGGAAACAAACCATTAAAATCTTTGTTTGCCGTAAGCAATGCATCATCAATCCTGCACTTCATTTGTTCTTTAGTAAAGACATTATTGATGTTCGTTCCATCTGCAAGAATATGAAACACCACCGGAATAATATAAGGTGTAGTAGCTGACCTTTTTGTATTGCCCTTTTTCCAGGTTTTAATTTTAGACAAAGATTTCACAAAAGCTGCTTCTTCCTTTTGAGATAATTGAGTTCCGCATCCAATTGGGTTTTGGTTTTGCCCAAAAGAAATGAAAAATTGCAGCAGAAAAACTGCCGTAAAAAAGTAGGTTTTTTTCAAAATAATAGTTTGTTTTTTTAGGTTAATTGTTCTTTTAAATAAATTATTATCATAAAATAAATCAGGATTTTTAGCT
The sequence above is drawn from the uncultured Flavobacterium sp. genome and encodes:
- a CDS encoding PKD domain-containing protein, translated to MKKTYFFTAVFLLQFFISFGQNQNPIGCGTQLSQKEEAAFVKSLSKIKTWKKGNTKRSATTPYIIPVVFHILADGTNINNVFTKEQMKCRIDDALLTANKDFNGLFPEYATTDPRFDAVKSKLNIQFVLATVDPDGNPLEIPGLDWHPEAHIVDGYDAKIFDYIWYGKNNRYYLDVVVVDEPNTGQGSVGSGHAFLPIQDAIPRVAFNHRYIGSTCGSNASATFAKVMTHEFGHYFGLKHTFQDDCDPVNDGMADTPPTKVAEGCARNVLNSCGVYANAENHMDYNTDCQNMYTKDQTNAMTYWLDDMTVAKYPRGVLWQQSNLSSVGVIEAAPVADFSSNTTAICSGKTIAFKDLSLGLPTSRVWTFEGGTPATSTALNPVVAYNASGKYKVTLEVTNSLGTNIKQVLNYIDVDQKSAINLVENFRGSFPPAGWEVTNPDNGLTWEKRKNVGHNDTSCMIMNNADNAVVGSLDYIRLPYLDFTAGQNSQLFFDVAYTKFDDASPDVLKVQVSTDCGLTWNDVYSKTHTVLQTTEVPTALANNWVPVTDANWRKEVVDLSAYQGNSNVSIRFANVSGYGTRIWIDNVNVAINQAATPVSDFASAVRGTRCSSITVPFLDVSTGNPTSWSWSFPGGTPASSTIKNPIVTYNTPGSYAVTLSTTNANGTGTTLAKSNFITVVNPDKVSYTEGFENSFPPAEWEIINPDNKLTWEKRVGVGHNSSSCMVMNNADNAKVGETDEIILKPADLSVGITDFSFDVAYAKFDAASPDVLEILASKDCGLTWESVYLKTHTELETFVSTDPNNWIPTSDSHWRTERVILSKYKGQSNVLFKFKNTSGYGSRIWIDNLKFTFDSKATPFSEFVVENERLCSDLPISFKDNSTGEPTSWSWSFPGGTPANSTSKTPTVIYDSPGTYNVTLTASNAYGTGSVMSKTGVVVVKGKNSVPFLENFEASFPIQDWEIINLDKDAITWEKRSDAGKGDLSCLVINNADNPTGKIDELILKAMDFSTSTTPFLYFDLAYTQYLNALDPTPAPDHIDIEVSSDCGVTWTNVYSKNQIQLQTVSPAIQDDPATTGANETNDWIPTKDSDWRAEKIDLSIVKNQKNVLLKIKNTSGYGTRIWFDNLKIDNGPNLAVAKPKKGLNNLAGVKVYPNPSSNVFYLNTPSSTDDYTVTVHSVEGKLIYTETFSGGNDSDKAINLSGKAKGVYFLNVTSSTKKTYVQKIIKE
- a CDS encoding aldo/keto reductase, encoding MEYRKLGNTELELSTITYGAFAIGGNMWGGNEKADSIASIHASIDHGVTTIDTAPFYGFGLSEEMIGEALKSQNRSKVQLLTKFGLVWDGSNNQKGEFFFDAEDNGKKIPVYKYASKANIIKEVEDSLKRLQTDYIDLLQIHWPDSTTPIQETMEALETLIQQGKIRAAGVSNYNAEQIKEAQKTIQLASNQVPFSMLNQAIQTDLVPLTIQENIGIIAYSPMERGLLTGKYFTDSKLKENDHRNGYFGQFDLQKVKTLVEELSSLANAKHISISQLVLRWTTLQKGITIVLAGARNAEQAISNAKTMNFDLSVSELDFINQAISKLK
- a CDS encoding putative quinol monooxygenase, with amino-acid sequence MISVTAILKSKKENIEQVKNMLNHLVNETRKEAACVRYDLHNAENVFIIWEEWKDQSGFDIHNNQPYLLDFIAKSETLVAAPIQVHKTIQIL
- a CDS encoding NAD(P)H-dependent oxidoreductase, with the protein product MKKIFIINGSQNFAHSGGQFNQTITDWTIEYLTNSKQFEIKTTDIKHEIDLNQEVEKFVWADLVVYHTPVWWFQLPNGFKKYIDDVFTAGHQKGIYRSDGRTRTNPDINYGTGGLLHGRKYMLTTSWNAPATAFTLPGEFFEETSVDDGVMFGFHKMNKFVGMEKLDGFHFHDVEKGATAENIGIFKKEYTKHLEQIFKTL
- a CDS encoding zinc-dependent alcohol dehydrogenase family protein, which gives rise to MKALFTNTYESDFVTTETEKPSPKKGEVLVKIHASGVNPIDNKIRIGVSPYASPVLPAILGTDLAGVIEEIGESVTEFKVGDEVYGLAGGVLGLQGTLAEYTAVDADLLALKPKNLTMKEAAAIPLVLLTAWEGLIDRAKVKKGDKVLVHAGAGGVGHMVVQLAKNLGAEVYATVSSQKADIVKAFGATPIDYRTETVEDYVNKYTDGKGFDIIYDTVGGQSFDDSLKAIRHYGQISSCYAFGTHTLATSSLRSASIHGIFVLHPMISGEGRKHHGDILKETTKLIEEGKLKPILDPRKFTLENALEAHKAVNDGSSVGKIVIDIV